The following are encoded together in the Chanodichthys erythropterus isolate Z2021 chromosome 16, ASM2448905v1, whole genome shotgun sequence genome:
- the LOC137002809 gene encoding mannose-binding protein-like, translating into MALLKHHLWAALLLMESVLLQAAPESSCPAYPGIPGTPGHNGSPGRDGRDGFPGPKGEKGDPGVGAQGPPGKRGPPGAVGPKGDKGNTGLPGMGVQSVTQLQSDLQHLTDRLNAVEKVLGFLMIRKVGQKYYMTHGLKGNFEKALKICSDAGAKIVLPRSEDENKVITSMQAALESTYVYAGATDRQKEGHFVDMSGQPLTFTNWNKNEPNDHKGAEDCTGIYKSGVWNDINCDSEWHVVCEM; encoded by the exons atggcgctgttAAAGCATCACCTCTGGGCTGCTCTGCTCCTAATGGAGTCCGTGCTGCTGCAAGCTGCTCCTGAAAGTAGTTGTCCAGCTTATCCTGGAATCCCGGGCACACCTGGACACAACGGCAGCCCTGGCAGAGATGGAAGAGATGGGTTTCCTGGACCGAAAGGGGAAAAAGGAGATCCAG GAGTTGGTGCGCAGGGACCCCCTGGGAAAAGAGGACCCCCTGGTGCTGTTGGCCCTAAAGGAGATAAAGGAAATACTGGTCTGCCAG GGATGGGTGTTCAAAGTGTTACACAACTTCAATCAGATCTCCAACACCTAACAGACAGACTCAATGCAGTAGAGAAAG TCCTAGGATTTCTCATGATCAGGAAAGTGGGACAGAAATATTACATGACCCATGGGCTAAAGGGAAATTTTGAAAAGGCACTGAAGATCTGCTCTGACGCTGGGGCTAAAATTGTCCTGCCAAGAAGTGAAGATGAGAATAAAGTTATAACATCAATGCAAGCTGCGCTAGAGTCTACTTACGTATATGCTGGtgcaacagacagacagaaagaaggGCATTTTGTAGATATGAGCGGCCAACCTTTAACGTTCACCAACTGGAACAAAAATGAGCCCAACGATCATAAGGGGGCAGAGGATTGTACAGGTATTTACAAAAGTGGTGTGTGGAATGACATTAACTGCGATTCAGAGTGGCATGTGGTGTGTGAGATGTGA